A genomic region of Irregularibacter muris contains the following coding sequences:
- the rpsO gene encoding 30S ribosomal protein S15, producing the protein MSNEQKQSIIDQYKLHESDTGSPEVQIAMLTKRINDLTEHLKTHKKDHHSRRGLLKMVGQRRGLLNYLMDKDIERYRAIIAKLNLRK; encoded by the coding sequence ATGTCTAATGAGCAAAAACAAAGCATTATTGACCAGTATAAATTACATGAGTCTGATACTGGTTCACCAGAGGTTCAAATTGCAATGTTAACAAAGAGAATTAATGATTTGACAGAACATTTAAAAACCCACAAAAAAGATCATCATTCTAGAAGAGGATTATTGAAAATGGTTGGGCAACGAAGAGGTTTGTTAAATTACTTAATGGACAAAGATATTGAAAGATATAGGGCTATTATTGCTAAACTAAACCTACGTAAATAA
- a CDS encoding bifunctional riboflavin kinase/FAD synthetase, protein MELIEQIGDIQNQIQPSVVALGYFDGIHLGHQELIMAAKKIAVEKKIKSVVFTFQSHPLSILSPSSAPNLLTSNSKKIEIIESMGIDYMIFPKFTSDIMRTTPEDFVKDILVDKFNTRQVIVGFNHRFGYKGQGTPELLMSLGEKFGFEVTIIKPVQISGKVISSTLIRELIQSGQVEEVIKYLGHHYSIEGKVVHGKGLGKKLFVPTANINVQYNVLLPKLGVYHTMVNYDNTLHHAVTSVGFNPTFEEHPLSIETYILDFDDNLYDKTIEVFFIERIRDEMKFMSLEDLVHQIKTDIDFVRHKIKN, encoded by the coding sequence ATGGAACTAATAGAACAGATTGGGGATATTCAAAATCAAATACAACCATCAGTTGTTGCCCTGGGATATTTTGATGGTATACATTTAGGACATCAAGAGCTAATTATGGCTGCAAAAAAAATTGCGGTAGAAAAAAAAATCAAAAGTGTAGTTTTTACCTTTCAATCCCATCCACTATCTATTCTTTCTCCTTCCAGCGCTCCAAACTTATTAACTTCTAATAGTAAAAAAATAGAGATCATTGAATCTATGGGCATTGACTATATGATTTTTCCCAAATTTACGTCGGATATTATGCGCACTACACCCGAGGACTTTGTGAAAGATATTTTAGTGGATAAATTTAATACTCGACAGGTTATTGTCGGTTTTAATCATAGATTTGGATATAAAGGACAAGGTACTCCAGAACTTTTAATGAGTTTAGGTGAAAAGTTTGGATTTGAGGTGACCATAATTAAACCGGTACAAATAAGCGGGAAAGTAATAAGCAGTACATTAATACGGGAATTAATTCAAAGTGGTCAGGTAGAAGAGGTAATAAAATATTTAGGTCATCATTATTCTATTGAAGGAAAAGTTGTCCATGGGAAAGGGCTTGGGAAAAAACTATTTGTTCCAACGGCAAATATTAATGTACAGTATAATGTCCTTCTCCCCAAATTAGGGGTATATCATACAATGGTTAACTACGATAATACTTTACATCATGCAGTTACTAGTGTTGGTTTCAATCCAACTTTTGAAGAACATCCCTTATCCATTGAAACTTATATCCTAGATTTTGATGATAATTTATATGATAAAACAATTGAGGTATTTTTCATAGAGAGAATACGGGATGAAATGAAGTTTATGTCTTTAGAGGACTTAGTTCATCAAATAAAAACAGATATTGACTTTGTAAGACATAAAATTAAAAATTAG
- the truB gene encoding tRNA pseudouridine(55) synthase TruB → MVIIMDGILNILKPPGMTSHDIINWARRNFKEKKAGHTGTLDPGAAGVLPVYLGKATKVIPYINDEKKTYRAKIVFGATTDTQDSFGQVLSNVTPDFGLSHFKEVLDSFTGEILQKPSIYSAIKVKGKKLYDYARQGKEVDIPVRKIFINEIKILHHNIPQYAFIEVTCSKGTYIRSLCADIGETLGCGAYMGFLLRTASGKFNIFSSHTLEELEESNQKGQLEKMLLPLEFSLDEYQKIHIKNSASNSLKNGNSIYPQGIEEDLSPYKTDQFILAYLNNHLAAIGNIKYEEARNRYYFKPIRVL, encoded by the coding sequence ATGGTGATAATAATGGATGGAATATTGAATATACTAAAGCCCCCAGGAATGACATCCCATGATATTATAAACTGGGCTAGAAGAAATTTTAAAGAAAAAAAGGCAGGCCATACAGGAACATTAGATCCAGGTGCAGCGGGAGTATTACCCGTTTATTTAGGTAAAGCTACAAAAGTGATACCTTATATTAATGATGAAAAAAAAACCTACAGAGCCAAAATTGTTTTTGGTGCTACAACGGATACCCAGGACAGTTTTGGACAAGTGTTAAGCAACGTTACTCCAGATTTTGGTCTTTCTCACTTTAAGGAAGTATTGGACAGCTTTACTGGTGAAATTCTACAGAAACCCTCAATATATTCGGCTATTAAAGTAAAAGGGAAAAAGTTATATGATTATGCTCGTCAAGGGAAAGAAGTAGATATCCCCGTAAGAAAGATATTCATCAATGAAATAAAAATCTTGCATCACAATATCCCACAATATGCTTTTATAGAAGTAACGTGTTCCAAGGGCACCTATATTCGTAGCCTGTGTGCAGATATAGGGGAAACTTTAGGTTGTGGTGCATATATGGGTTTTTTATTGAGAACTGCTTCAGGTAAGTTCAATATATTTTCTTCCCATACTCTAGAGGAGCTAGAAGAAAGTAATCAAAAAGGACAGTTGGAGAAAATGTTACTTCCACTGGAATTCTCATTAGATGAATATCAAAAAATTCATATTAAAAATAGTGCAAGCAATTCCCTGAAAAATGGAAATTCAATTTATCCTCAAGGGATTGAAGAGGATTTATCTCCATATAAAACTGACCAATTTATATTAGCCTATTTAAATAATCATTTAGCAGCAATTGGAAATATTAAATATGAAGAAGCAAGAAATAGATATTATTTTAAACCTATACGTGTGTTGTAG
- a CDS encoding DHH family phosphoesterase, producing MFKEITNTIKKYNSFIITSHVSPDGDALGSSIALGLALKKLGKKVIYNIDPSLGDKLSFLTDITQLSPNKNINKYDVAICLDCSDINHLYDSNSIKHGEQIINIDHHINNHRYGSINFIDSKAGATGEIIYDLIKQLGVDVDKDMAIALYTAIVTDTGGFKYSNTTSRTHLITSELLKLPISPWKINKKLFDEHSKSKIFLIGKAMNSLRLYFNGKLALIQIDLNDLEEVGATPGDIEGIINYGRDIIGVEVAVLIKENKPGEYKVGFRSNEYIDVGEIALSLGGGGHIRASGCTMRGNIDDIIEQLKEIISKKL from the coding sequence ATGTTTAAGGAAATAACAAACACAATAAAAAAATATAATTCTTTTATCATTACATCTCATGTATCACCTGATGGAGATGCACTTGGTTCTTCCATAGCTTTGGGATTGGCGCTGAAAAAGCTTGGAAAAAAAGTGATTTATAACATAGATCCTTCCTTAGGGGATAAATTATCCTTCTTGACGGACATAACTCAATTATCCCCTAATAAAAATATAAATAAATATGATGTAGCCATTTGCTTAGATTGTAGTGATATTAATCACTTATATGATTCTAATTCTATAAAACATGGTGAGCAAATTATAAATATTGATCATCACATCAATAATCATCGTTATGGTTCTATTAATTTTATTGATTCAAAGGCCGGGGCTACAGGAGAAATCATATATGACTTGATTAAGCAATTGGGAGTTGATGTAGACAAGGATATGGCCATTGCTTTATATACTGCAATAGTAACGGATACAGGTGGGTTTAAATATAGCAACACTACTTCTAGAACGCATCTTATCACAAGTGAATTACTAAAACTCCCCATAAGCCCATGGAAAATCAATAAAAAATTATTTGATGAGCACAGCAAGTCTAAGATTTTTTTAATTGGAAAAGCAATGAATAGCCTTAGGCTATACTTTAACGGCAAATTAGCTTTAATCCAAATAGATTTAAATGACCTAGAAGAAGTAGGGGCTACCCCAGGAGACATTGAGGGAATTATTAATTACGGCAGAGATATTATAGGTGTTGAGGTGGCAGTACTAATCAAGGAAAATAAGCCTGGTGAATATAAAGTAGGTTTTCGTTCCAACGAATACATTGATGTAGGAGAGATTGCCTTGAGTTTAGGTGGAGGCGGTCATATTAGAGCTTCAGGATGTACGATGCGAGGGAATATCGATGATATTATAGAACAGCTTAAAGAGATAATATCAAAAAAACTATAA
- the rbfA gene encoding 30S ribosome-binding factor RbfA, whose product MLSHRINRINEEMKKALSTLIKNQIKDPRISELLSITQVDVTNDLRYAKVFISVYDDKEKQKDTLKGLESAAGLLRREVGKKIRLRYTPELLFEIDHSIEYGMHIESILKNINESED is encoded by the coding sequence ATATTGTCCCATAGAATTAACAGAATTAATGAAGAAATGAAAAAAGCATTAAGCACGTTAATTAAGAATCAAATAAAGGATCCGCGAATATCAGAGCTTTTAAGTATAACTCAAGTAGATGTTACAAATGACTTAAGATATGCAAAAGTTTTTATCAGTGTTTATGATGATAAGGAAAAGCAAAAGGATACCTTGAAAGGCTTAGAAAGTGCAGCGGGACTTTTAAGGCGAGAAGTAGGTAAAAAAATCCGTTTAAGATATACACCAGAGTTGTTATTTGAAATTGATCATTCCATAGAATATGGAATGCATATTGAAAGTATTCTAAAAAATATTAATGAATCAGAGGATTAA
- the infB gene encoding translation initiation factor IF-2: MAKIRVYELAKKLNISSKELIAQLEDLDIRVVNHMSTLEAEQASLIMDLLKDETLDIDKEKHEVNNINNDLEDTNIKSTEKRKNQKNISRNKSHHSPKEEQNKKTQKPEHHEENIVEKSAGHSSKKEIELLSSIQVGVLAEKLSKSSSEVIKKLMLLGIMATINQEIDFDTASMVAEEFGYAVVEAKEESIEEKLNIDEKDEPKDLVKRPPVITVMGHVDHGKTSLLDAIRKTKVTEREAGGITQHIGAYTVKVDGETITFLDTPGHEAFTAMRSRGASITDIAILVVAADDGVMPQTIEAINHAKAANVPIIVAINKIDKPAANPDRVKQELTEHGLLVEEWGGDIISVAVSAHTGEGLDQLLEMILLVAEMQELKANPNRRAKGSIVEAQLDKGRGTVATLLIETGTIHVGDSVVAGVSHGKVRAMVDDKGKRVKEAGPSMPVEIIGLSEVPSAGDTFYVVEDDKISRQIAETKKEEIREQHIHQTQRLSLEDLFNQIQQGTVKEINIIIKADVQGSIEALKQSLVRLSDDEVKVNVIHTGVGAISETDVMLASASNAIIIGFNVRPDNNARSIAEKEKVDIRLYRVIYNAIEDIQDAMKGMLDPEYKEVIMGRAEIRQTFKVPNIGTIAGCHVIDGKINRNNEVRIIRDGIVVHEGGISSLKRFKDDVREVASGYECGIGIEKYNDLKENDIIEAFTMEEIPR, encoded by the coding sequence GTGGCAAAAATTCGAGTTTACGAGTTAGCAAAAAAATTGAATATAAGTAGTAAGGAATTGATAGCACAGTTAGAGGATTTAGATATTCGTGTGGTAAACCATATGAGTACTTTAGAAGCAGAACAAGCAAGTCTAATTATGGATTTACTAAAAGATGAAACCTTGGATATAGACAAGGAGAAACATGAAGTGAATAATATCAATAATGATTTGGAGGATACAAATATAAAATCTACTGAGAAAAGAAAAAACCAGAAAAATATTTCGAGGAACAAAAGCCATCATTCCCCGAAAGAAGAACAAAATAAGAAGACACAGAAACCTGAGCATCATGAGGAAAATATTGTGGAGAAGAGTGCAGGACACAGCAGCAAAAAAGAAATAGAATTGTTATCCTCTATACAAGTGGGCGTTTTAGCTGAAAAACTTTCTAAGTCTTCCAGTGAAGTCATTAAAAAGCTGATGCTTTTAGGGATAATGGCAACTATTAATCAGGAAATTGATTTTGATACTGCGAGTATGGTTGCTGAAGAATTTGGATATGCTGTAGTAGAAGCAAAAGAAGAAAGTATAGAGGAAAAGTTGAATATAGATGAAAAGGATGAACCAAAGGATTTAGTCAAACGTCCTCCTGTTATTACAGTTATGGGGCATGTTGATCATGGGAAAACCTCTTTGCTAGATGCTATACGAAAAACTAAGGTTACTGAAAGAGAAGCAGGCGGGATTACACAACATATAGGTGCCTATACAGTTAAGGTGGACGGTGAAACCATAACCTTTTTAGATACTCCGGGCCATGAGGCTTTTACAGCTATGCGTTCTAGAGGGGCTAGTATAACGGATATAGCTATTTTAGTTGTAGCTGCCGATGATGGAGTAATGCCACAAACAATAGAGGCTATAAACCATGCTAAAGCGGCTAATGTTCCGATTATTGTTGCCATTAATAAAATTGATAAACCTGCCGCTAATCCCGATAGAGTAAAACAGGAGTTAACAGAACATGGTTTATTAGTAGAGGAATGGGGCGGAGATATTATATCTGTAGCAGTGTCTGCCCATACCGGTGAAGGTTTAGATCAATTGTTAGAAATGATACTATTAGTTGCTGAAATGCAGGAATTAAAGGCAAACCCTAATCGTAGAGCTAAAGGTTCTATTGTGGAGGCTCAACTTGATAAGGGGCGGGGAACAGTAGCAACCCTATTAATAGAAACAGGCACAATACACGTCGGAGACTCAGTTGTAGCTGGTGTATCTCACGGTAAGGTAAGAGCGATGGTAGATGATAAGGGCAAGAGAGTTAAAGAGGCAGGACCCTCTATGCCTGTAGAGATAATTGGTCTATCTGAGGTTCCCTCAGCAGGTGATACTTTTTATGTTGTAGAAGATGACAAAATCTCTCGACAAATTGCAGAGACGAAAAAAGAAGAAATAAGAGAGCAACATATACATCAAACCCAAAGACTATCCTTAGAAGATTTATTTAATCAAATACAACAAGGTACAGTAAAAGAAATTAATATTATTATTAAGGCTGATGTTCAGGGATCTATAGAGGCTTTAAAACAGTCCTTAGTAAGACTTAGCGATGATGAAGTAAAGGTTAATGTCATTCATACAGGAGTAGGGGCAATTTCCGAGACAGATGTAATGCTAGCCTCTGCCTCTAATGCTATTATTATTGGATTTAATGTTAGACCTGATAATAATGCCCGTAGCATTGCCGAAAAAGAAAAAGTTGATATACGTTTATATCGAGTTATATACAATGCAATTGAAGATATCCAAGATGCAATGAAGGGAATGCTAGACCCTGAATATAAAGAAGTAATCATGGGAAGAGCAGAAATACGACAAACTTTTAAAGTCCCCAATATAGGTACTATTGCAGGCTGTCATGTTATTGATGGGAAAATAAATCGTAACAATGAAGTAAGAATTATTAGAGACGGAATTGTTGTACATGAAGGCGGTATTTCATCTTTAAAGAGATTTAAGGATGACGTGCGTGAAGTTGCATCAGGTTATGAGTGCGGAATTGGCATAGAAAAATATAATGATTTAAAAGAGAATGATATCATAGAGGCCTTTACCATGGAGGAAATACCTAGATAG
- a CDS encoding L7Ae/L30e/S12e/Gadd45 family ribosomal protein, with protein MRYLMNRQKIYSFLGLCQRAGKVVSGEVGVSTNLKKRKLKLVIIAEDASENTKKTYINESKKYNVSLIILGDKVSLGNAIGKEYRSIVGIKDKNMAENLMRIYSNK; from the coding sequence ATGAGATATTTAATGAATAGGCAAAAGATTTATTCTTTTTTAGGATTATGTCAAAGAGCCGGGAAAGTTGTTTCAGGAGAGGTCGGCGTGAGTACTAATCTGAAAAAAAGGAAATTAAAATTAGTGATTATAGCTGAGGATGCGTCGGAAAATACAAAGAAAACTTATATTAATGAGTCTAAAAAATATAACGTATCTTTAATCATTCTAGGGGATAAAGTTAGCCTTGGAAATGCGATAGGAAAGGAATATAGATCTATCGTTGGAATTAAAGACAAAAATATGGCAGAAAATCTTATGAGGATTTATAGTAACAAATAA
- the rnpM gene encoding RNase P modulator RnpM: protein MLKRKIPQRICIGCQEAKDKKQLIRIVRNKEGEVFYDSTGKANGRGAYICKNIDCFDAAIKNKKIEKAFNKGIDETIKNRLRDEIFNE, encoded by the coding sequence GTGTTGAAAAGAAAGATTCCTCAAAGAATATGTATCGGATGTCAAGAAGCAAAAGATAAAAAACAATTAATACGGATAGTAAGAAATAAAGAAGGAGAAGTTTTTTATGACTCCACAGGTAAGGCTAATGGTAGGGGTGCGTATATTTGCAAAAATATTGATTGTTTTGACGCTGCTATAAAAAACAAGAAAATAGAGAAAGCTTTTAATAAAGGGATAGACGAAACTATAAAAAATAGATTAAGAGATGAGATATTTAATGAATAG
- the nusA gene encoding transcription termination factor NusA, which produces MNIEFIEALDQIEKEKGINKEVLLDAIEAAITSAYKRNFGSAQNIKITIDRQSGEVKVFSLKNVVDVVESELLEISLKEARAIEPNYEVGDVVEELVKPKNFGRIAAQTAKQVVVQRIREAERGIIYDLYYNREDEIITGMVQRKERNNVFIDLGRTEAVLSPSEQMLGESYNHGDRIKLYIVEVKKTTKGPQILVSRTHPGLVKRLFELEVPEIYDGVVEIRSISREAGSRTKMAVYSSNENVDAVGACVGHKGSRVQQIVDELKGEKIDIIKWSEDSKEYIASALSPAKVLSVEVCEEEKSAKVIVDDYQLSLAIGKEGQNARLAAKLTGWKIDIKSKSAMDEDTNKESNLS; this is translated from the coding sequence ATGAATATTGAGTTTATAGAGGCATTGGATCAAATTGAAAAAGAAAAAGGGATTAATAAAGAAGTATTGTTAGATGCCATCGAAGCGGCGATTACATCGGCTTATAAAAGAAATTTTGGTTCAGCTCAAAATATCAAAATAACCATTGATCGACAATCGGGGGAAGTGAAAGTATTTTCTTTGAAAAATGTAGTGGACGTGGTTGAATCCGAACTGTTAGAAATAAGTTTGAAAGAGGCAAGAGCTATTGAGCCCAACTATGAAGTAGGAGACGTAGTAGAAGAACTAGTAAAGCCCAAAAACTTTGGTAGAATTGCCGCCCAGACTGCAAAGCAAGTAGTTGTTCAAAGAATAAGAGAGGCAGAGAGGGGAATTATTTATGATTTATATTATAATAGAGAAGATGAAATTATAACAGGAATGGTTCAACGAAAAGAAAGAAATAATGTATTTATTGACTTGGGAAGAACAGAAGCTGTTTTAAGTCCAAGCGAACAAATGCTGGGAGAAAGTTATAACCATGGAGATAGGATTAAACTGTATATCGTAGAGGTTAAAAAAACAACAAAGGGTCCACAAATATTGGTATCAAGAACACATCCTGGACTAGTAAAACGATTGTTTGAATTAGAAGTACCTGAGATATATGATGGGGTTGTGGAAATTCGATCTATTTCAAGGGAAGCGGGATCAAGAACAAAAATGGCAGTATACTCTTCTAATGAGAATGTAGACGCTGTAGGAGCTTGTGTAGGACATAAAGGCTCTAGAGTACAACAGATTGTAGATGAACTAAAGGGTGAAAAAATAGATATTATTAAGTGGAGTGAGGATTCTAAAGAATATATTGCTAGTGCATTGAGTCCTGCAAAAGTTTTATCAGTAGAGGTTTGCGAAGAGGAAAAATCGGCAAAGGTCATAGTGGATGACTATCAATTATCTCTAGCAATAGGGAAAGAAGGCCAAAATGCACGTTTGGCTGCTAAATTGACTGGATGGAAAATTGATATAAAAAGCAAATCAGCAATGGATGAGGACACCAATAAGGAGAGTAATTTATCCTAA
- the rimP gene encoding ribosome maturation factor RimP, with translation MSKRKVEDIVEELAHPMLSDYKFELVDIEFKKEGPSWYLRLYIDKPGGISIDDCQLVSEQLSDLLDETDPIEQSYYLEVSSPGIDRPLKKPEDYEKFKNHKIEIKLYAPFKGNKKFVGTLIGLENNHIILDTENQGQYEIPLETASSVRLYVEF, from the coding sequence ATGTCTAAAAGAAAAGTTGAAGATATTGTAGAAGAATTAGCACATCCTATGCTTAGCGATTATAAATTCGAATTGGTAGATATTGAATTTAAAAAAGAAGGACCTAGCTGGTATTTACGTCTATACATTGATAAACCTGGAGGAATTTCCATAGATGACTGTCAATTGGTTAGCGAACAGCTTAGCGATCTATTAGATGAAACAGATCCCATTGAGCAGAGTTATTATTTAGAAGTTTCATCCCCAGGTATTGATCGTCCACTAAAAAAGCCCGAAGATTACGAGAAATTTAAAAATCATAAAATAGAAATTAAGCTTTATGCACCTTTTAAGGGCAACAAGAAATTTGTTGGTACCTTAATAGGACTAGAAAACAATCATATAATTTTAGATACTGAAAATCAGGGCCAATATGAGATACCATTAGAAACAGCCTCATCGGTGCGCTTATATGTTGAATTTTAA